AAGACAAGCATAAAAACGACACTGACCTTAGGGCTTATGAATCCAATGAAAATATGGTATTTTATAAAAGCAAAGCAAACAGTGTAATATCTGCTAGCTCCTGTTGCTTACGAGGACTTGTTTGGTTAGGAAAAGTTGTCGTCTGCCATTGTTTTTACTGTAAATGCATTTTAACAGGGTTACAGACTAAGAATTTTGTTTCTTCAAGAGAAAGGTTCCAGGATAGATTGCTTTTGTTAGAATTAGAGGTTATAAATAAATGTTAACTAGAATAATCCTATTATTTCCACTTCATAAAATGCATCGAACAGTTTACTTTATGTTTTGATTacatttcatattttcagtattGCCTTTCTAAGCTTTTCTCTTTAAACTtggtaaaagaaatttctaatttcttttattgtataCTTGAAtacttttctttcaattattaCCAAGAAAAATCAAGTCATATACGCTTGAATGTAACAAAAAAATGTATTCCATTTTGCAGAGTATGAAATTTCAAAGTAACTGGCTCAGGAATGTTGTCAGTGGACTGCTTCCTTCTTTTGCCCACCATGAAGGTTAAGACAGATTGCAGTTGgtcaatttcattttcttcaggAATATTACAAAGAGATAAGCACAGATAACATGAAAACCACAAGTGAATCCATCCTCTTCGTTGCCTTTTCTTTATAGAAGTGCAGCAATTTAAAAGAGATACAGGGACATTTCAGAAAAGTACTTGTCATtcattatttccattttcccCAATGTGGGTTGTCTTGGGAGCAAAGAACTAAACTTGTATTTCTATATGCCATGACAATACCTAATATGCAAGTAAAATCattattagatttaagttTCTAAGAATCAAAAAGGAGATGCTATCTCTTGTTACATTGGAATGATATGGATATTCACCTGTAATATCATGAGGATCAACCAACTGAATCgcaattttctaatttctccATCAAGATTCGGGCATGCGATGGGAGACCTCGAGCAGAACCTTTCTTGCAAGGGAACTGCCATTTACACCAACTGTGCCAAAATGTTAAGCTTAAGTGACACTTCAACAGCATACTTTCAGAAAATCCTCTCTAAGCTTCATCTGACTAATGTGATTTTCAAATTTCTAGCAGCTGGATTTGCTGCTAGCATTTGCATTGGATGCATGACTGAAGAAGGCATTGCTGCTCTAGTATGATCAGGGAagcatttcaaatttttagaCCAGTGAAAAAACATGGAGAAATCAGGGTGTAGAGACAAAGTCAGGTTCAGGCAACTGTCAAGGACATTTCTCACTGTGTTAAACCTAAGACTGACCAACCATGTCAGACTTATCATGGAAACCATCCAATGACTCCCCAGCTTTGGACTGTGCAGCATCATCTGTAGCACCAGCCTTAGAAGTTGCTTTGGAACTAGTCTTTCTACGAACTCGTGGAGAAGGCCTAGATATTGAGTTCTTTTCTAGTACGTCTGCGcattttctcttctttgttAGGGCCAAAAATCCCATTTCTAAAGCTTCCAGTGCCTTCGTGGTCAATGGACGACTCCTTGTACTCTGCCTCCGGCTGTTCATGATAGGCTGTTGCCCTGTATGAACCTCAGCATCGGGAAGCTTATATGGCTCGGGCTGGTGACCTAGTCCAGATAAAAAGGATGAATTATTTACACATACATACTCATTGTTTTGTTCCATGGCTGTCATACCATGTCCATCAACTGCCAAATCTGGTGATACAGAAGGAATGTTCAAATCAATCAACTTAGGGGAGAGAGGTTTTCCTGAAGATGCATCTTGAAATAGGAAATGCTCATTAACCAACCCTTCATTACTCTCAGCTGGACTATCTTTACCCAAAGAACTAGCAGATGATAAACTATGTGGGTCCACCTGAACAATCATTTCCTCACACACATCAGGCAAATTCGACATGTAGTAATGGGACTCATCTCGAGTTAACTTCCTGTCTGCAGACATACTTTTAGTGTGGCAGCTTGAATCTCCAGGATTACAAGCAACGTTTCCCTGTTGCTTAGTTATGGGAACCAAATATTTGGAGCAACCAGACTCCGCCTTCCGGCTGAATTGATACTTCATAGTCTTCCTTACCTCCTTGTCAATGTTTACAGTTACGCTTTGATTTTCATGACTTTCCTCAGCTAAAACTGAGGGGCCAGGGGTATTATGTATGTCAATATTTGGAGGACTATTCACACAAGCCAATGAGTCCACACAAGCTCTCCTATTGATGACATTCTCTTGTGGATTTGAGGTGTTAGTTTCTACTACATTTTCTTGTGAATCTTCAGATGTATCTTCATCAGTTTCACTAGAAAGACTGGAGAAACTAGATAAACTAGCATTTTCAACAGGTAAACTTCTAAGCTCCCTCACCTTTGTTCGTTCTGCTCCGTGAGCCAAACTGGTATCCACAACTGTAAATTTTGTTACATTCTGATTATATTGTGAATTACGTGGCTGGAGATAACAATAGTGTTGCTTTTTTGAGAGACCATCCTGGTCCTGATTTCCAGGTGGATCCAGTGCACCTTCTTCCTTATGTTGGCTGCTTTGGGTGGCTTCAATATCAAGCTCAAGTAGTCCAGGTTCTGATGCAACTTTACTCAAGACATCAGTAACAGAATCAAAGTAGTGGTTGCCTTTGACAAGTCTTCTCCTTGAGAACTTTTTGATACCAGGAATGAGAAATACCAAAGAATTCTTAGAACCACAAATGCCATTGTCCTTGGGCTTTTCAGAGTGCCATCCTCTTGCTAAAAGTCGGGGCCAAACAGCTTCCCAGAAGAGATCACCAGATCGGGCTTTACTTAATCTAAAATCCCCTGTCAGAAACTTGATGATGCCTGAAGATGTAAGAGAGGACCAGGCTTTTCCAACTGGTATTTCAGGACGAACAGAAATTGTTTGATTAGGCTTTATTGGCTCCACGGCAGTACCAGTGAGGTCATCTTTCCCTTTTCCAATGGCCACAACTTGGATGAGTGTACTGATGCCAACTATTCTTTTCAGAGTGAAAACATATTCTTCAAATGAAATTCTCCCCTCTGCGAATGACCTCGACACCTGCAGTACAACTGCCATTAGAATGAAGCAAGACTAGCTGTCGGAATATAAACACACAGCTAATATACCAAGGTTCTTCATAAACTCTATAATAGACTGGGATCAACTGGACAATCATTTTATACAAGCAAGATGAATTCCCAACTGATGCTCACTGGAAGATTATATTAAGATGATAAATGTAATGACTGGCTGTGTAAAGATGCCTCTGTGGTGGAAAATTTGcagatatttatatattgaacTACTAAGTTCAACAGCCATGAACCATatcataaaaatgaaaaattacaCCCCAACTCAAAATCTGAGAAAAGGAAGAACTGTCCTGAGAAATGAAAGAATGAAGTTGCTTTTCTAGAACAAATATCTATCAGTCCAGAGATCAGAATTAAACATCTACAACGCTATTCAAGAgttgatattattttcaaagctaTGGCAATTGATCTCATCATCATAACTAGAAATCCCAAAAAGAAAGACCCCACTTTTCAGTTCCAGTTCTTCACACTTCACattctataataaattaatgctTCTACAGAATATTCTCATATGCATCCAACAGTATAGGTAAGCGGTAAGAATGTGCATGCATTCCAAAATTTGATCAGGAAGAACTTACATCATAGGATGACAATTAAAATCACCGGAAATTCTACATagtgtaaaataatattatatcctttcaaaaaatatatatttatagtttatCAATCTCGTTGTCTTAAACTTCCAATcattatgaaaaataaggGCAACCCTAGACACATAGTGAAGAGATCATGAGTGTACTGCAAAGAGAAGTTGAATAGGAGAATTGATAGTGAAGTTGAATAGAATAAGTGAAATTACTCTAAAAGCACCTTGTCAAACAGCATTGATAGACTACTGGTTGCACAAAGCTGAATTTACAAGAGCATATATACACCATATGGAAGCACTATTACAGGCGCATGCTAGTGAGGCTGAGGAAGATGAATAAGGGAGAAACCATTTTGACCTACAATTCATCCTAAAAAATGTAAGGGGCCCAGTTACCTGGGTGTTCAGTTGTACTCGTGATAGAGCTAACCAAAGAGATATTAACATGCACACCCTGAAAgctataaaattagttttaaaccCACCTTACACTCTGTGGCTCAACATCCATAGTATGGTGCATCTTGCAAACCGATATGCCATTTCCTTATTCTAAAGATTCCCCCCTGTAGAATATGTAAAATTCTATGGAGAGCCACATTGATTCAAGATGCAGCAAACTAGTACCACCATTTGGCAGTCTTGACCTTGAATTTTCTTGCACCTTCCTCAATGCAACTGTATCTTCATTATAAGAGAGATTTGATAGACATTTAACTAGTTTAATGGTAGGAGAAAGACTGATAAGAAAAGGTCGGTAAAGACTGATAAGAAAAAGTCGGTACATATAATAGAAACAGGAAGGAGAAGTTCAGGATATGTAATAAACAAAGGTTTATTCAAAACTGACTCTATAAGCTCGATAACgagattaaaaagagaaataatggACGCAAGAATAAGCAGACAAAAGGAAGGAGGTGGAAGGAAGAAAGACccaaaaattagaaagagcCAATCACCAAGTAACATGTACAATTAAAAGGACCTTGATGGTACTTGAAAGGAAAAGCTTCAGATGCTAGACAAGCATGCATCATAGGAGACAAACCAGGAAGAATGTTTTGCATAAGAATGATTACCAAATAGGTATAAACGGCCCATGCCAAACATTAAATGGGAAGATTGATAGAGAGCACATACAACCACAAAAATTGACTTCTCCTACTCAAGTATAAACTTGTCAAGAACTCGGACAAGATTAAAGAAGACTCATAGTAAGGATTATGCACATATACATGGAGTGTATAGCAGTTATGAAAGTAAGAAAAAGCCCTTACAATTGATAGCGCAGTTATACGATATAATCTTCAAGTACTAAACCTGCTACCATTTCACTACTGATGCTATAACTACATTAAGTACAAACACGTTcttaaattatgaataaaatactTATGTTTTTTGCGCTCGTAGTAATTGAACATTAAGAAATATTTGTAAGAAAAAGTTCAATGCCAATGCACTATGTAAACAAGTATATTTAGTTACGGGCAGAATAAAAGCAAGCAGATAAAATCCCATATAATGCTTTCTGAAAACAAAGGATTACAGGTATAGAGATTATAGGTATGTGCTTATAATGCAACATCGAGAAAATACCTCAAGCAACTGACTCTGGCATTCCTGTGAAACATGACAACATAATCGTGACAATAGTTCTTGTTGCCTCCATCCTGTAAATATCTTCTGTCCATGGATACTTCGCCTACTTCTTTGTTTCCGGCACTCTGACCATCTACGATATTCATCAGACCTGTAAAACTTTCCATAGTAGAAAGACAAAATATCCTCCATCTTTTTACTCTCAACAAACTTTTTCACAGTGACAAGATTCTTCCCAAAGATGTATAGACCAAGAAGAAAACTATCCCGCTCAATGTCTGTCCATGATTCATCCAATGAATCAGGAAGAGGACACAAACCTGTTTCGAGCAGACCCATTTTACTTTCAGATTCCTGTGGCAAGACAAAATCAACTTCCATCTTATCACTTCCAACTTCTAGTTTAGTGCTTGAATCAACTCCTATATCCTTGCCATTACCTGATAGAGTATCCCTAGGTTCAACTTTAAGATCTGGGTGTTCATTGTTAGAAGTATTTTGACTCTTTTCGCTATTCTCAAGTTCAACAATCCCGCTAATGTTCTCAACTCCAGTATTTGACCATGTAATTGGAATGGGCAGTCCAAGTAGAtaaaattcatcaatattaGCCATCAAATCTATGTTTCTTGGTAAATTTATGAGCTGTAGACGATCCTGATCTGAAATTAGAGGAGGAATTTCTGGCTGATATTGATCTCCAACACGAGGAAGCACCTCTGGATCTCCAAAAGAATCTCCCATTTCAGATGAACAAGGAGAAAGTGACTGCTGAACACTTTCATCTTGAGTTTCTTCCATGTTGCTATACAGACAAATAGAATCAATCTGCACATAAAGCAGCAGAAATAACTCAGAAGATCAGAATGTGCAAGAATTTTATCGTGCGAGTATGATCATGTTCAACAGTCCTTGAGAATTTGCAGCTGCTTAATCAGACAATACATTTAATCAAACTGCCAATAAGTTACATGCTCAAGACCAAAGTACACTTTAAAACTTCCTTATGAAAGACAAAAGATTAGATAGATCATTGTGCAAAGAGCTAATTACAATGGAATACTGTAGAACGAGAATTGGTGCTCCCTAAGTAAAATGGAACTTAAAATTCCAATTTGCATGGATTATTTGAGTGTTTTTGGAGAAGAATAAGGCTATGCAACCACAGTGATATAATGCAGGTAGCATAAATCAAAGTATTGAAACACAACTTCAAAAGCACAACTGAATTAaatgaaagataaaaagaaagttaataatttttttttctgtttacaaatgacataaaattttatctaactCCATATATATGGAATGTATAAATTACGTATCGGAGGAAAAAGGATAAGTTGATACTGAGATTTgaatttgcaaaagaaaagaacatttGCAATCTACTCTGCAAGGAACAGAATCCCTTAACCAGCATAAAGATATATTGAACAcaggaaaggaaaagaaaataaacataattgaACCAATTCGACTCAGCATGCCTACTAAATGCCAATGGGATTCATCCCCTTATGTCTCATTGTGATCTGGAATGAacttttctgaattttaagattaataaaaataattatccatGTTAAACAGATAAAATGGCAAAAGTAAATATCAGAAGTGATGCAGATAATTTTCACATAAAACATTTCAATCATAAAGCAGTATTCTTTCAATACAATcccaataaaacaaaataccATATACAAGTTCATTCACGGATTCAACAACTAACGACAAAAGTAATAGTTACGCCAAATCAAACAAACCCAATACAACGATTTTCAAAACCCAAAACGTAGCATTATCTTATACATACGACCAGCATTCAGgagaaacaaataaagaataagaCTGCCgtgaaaatttatatatagcCCCATTACTCTAATGATAAAaggctaaaaaaaaaaagtaactgTTTAAccagtaaaataaaaatgtacattaaaccatatatatatacatacaaaagaaagaaagcaagacgtgataaaagaaagattgaagtaaacatatatatgtatagatGTAGCTGACCTCCATAGAAGAACAACTTGAACGTTAAAACCCACGTGGAAGAGAAAACCTGCACAAATGGGTAGTTCttggttatatatatatatatatatatatatatatatatatatatatatatgcatctATTAACCTCGATTCTCAACTTAATTATTCTTCTTccaaaaaaaaacacaaacaTACACGCAGACATAAAACCAAAACGTGTTTTTATGTTCAAAATGAAAGATTATGACAGAAAGATAGTTAAGAAATAAGATACCTTTTACTTACCTTGAAGCTTCTTTCATGGATATGAAGGTTGAATTCTCGAAGACTTTAGCAAGCCAAACCAAGCCAAGAGAGGAATATAGGGAGCGAGCGAgcgagagagaaagagagcaaaaagaaaaaaaaaagaataagagaaataaaattcttttgctattttctcaaagagagagagagagagagaaagattaACGCTTGTTGTTCGGTTTGATTTATGAGAGAGACCACGCGTTCGTATGGTGGGTTCTATTAAAACTAATCCAAATTACTAAGCTGTCCACGCTTCTCTTCATTTGCTCATTCATTATCCTTCCTCTTTTCGGAATTTTGTACCCTCTTTTGGTTAGTTTAAAGTGCATATACGtagaatatttattcttttattttacctTCTTTTTTTACTGGGATGATTGCTATTTATAtcgtattattttcttatagtaaatattttttatatttaactgCAACTGACTTTAGATGCAGAAAATTAGTAGTTAGttttgtaaaattataaaaaaatttaataataaaagcgTCATAAAGATAATTTGTGTATTGGAATAAAAATCAGGGAGTAAAGAGTATTTACTCCCTTAATGAAATTCAAGGGATTagattgataattttaaaaaattaagaagattaaattaataattataaaaatataagtgtaatactaaaattttgaaCCCAATACTAACTCTATCATTGTTGTGTATAAACATACTGAAAATTTAGTATAAGATCAGGCTTGATCGAgtttgaatttcaaatttatatttgaatctGATACTGTCCGGCTATACAAATCTCAAATTCTAATCACACCCGGTTcgacataaaaaatataaaaagattttattttataaggtTGGATTTGCAGATGAatctcaaaaaaaataatattttcaagctcgtctaaaaaataattagatttttttaagttCAGGCTCGGATGgatttaaaataacataattctAAAGAATTTTAGGCGGGGTGATCAGGTACTCAAACGCATCAACAGGTCTTGTGTACATTGATTATTGAGTTTCTTTAACAAgatgaattttttctttagtcGCATAAGATTTTCCCTTTTTTAGGAAGGAACGTTCCCCTTTTGTGAATTACTTACCAAATTAATGAGAAAACTGAGTGTATATTATTATGGTATATGGTTCATATGATTGATGTTTCACTTTTTTTTCCCTACTTTTCCAGCAAGACATCTTAGCGAGGAGGAATGCTATTTAGAAGGCGTTAAGTTGGACTCCATTTGATGAGATTGAGACTGACTTTGTATTTGTATTTGTAAAAGACTTGTAttataattacaataaaattattttatcccaacttaaaattaaatatcaaaatcgAATTTCCTTTCACTTgtttacaataaaaataagagattaaataattgtacaatttaattcaaaagaCTCTACTCTATCTCTCCCTGTGTTGTATAGGGTTCAAACccactaattttattatgtattaaaatttaatttaccaCCAATTAACtgatttgatatataattaatacatcATGCAAACAACACATCTCATTAGTGcattattacaaaaaattaacaaattctTAACTAAAACCCTCTTACATTCACCATTAGATGTAAAATCAACGTTCCAAATTAAGAAGTAGCATAtgattatgaaataaataaataaagggcCATCTCATGGTAAGAGTGTAGGTGAAAATGAAAGCTCTTATGGATGCGGTTTAGCAAGTCGCTTCAcgcatttatttattcattttgctatttaattaatttaatcagAAAACAGAcagaaataaattaagataaaaagataaagaaggaAACAGATAATAAACATTAAAGAAGGGcgcaagtttgattttaaaacATGACTAAACCAAACTTCTCCAGTTCTGGTCATAACATTTAACTTATTCTTTTTTGGACAAATAAGGATATCTGAATGGCAATTGATAATTAACCcgtttatttaaaaatatttgaatttagacctgattaaaaattatatatatgagctcattctaaattcattttaaaaatttatttttattattcaaattacgtttgtaataaatttgaatagaaatagatatatatattattcgaaattaattaaaatccatttgaattaaataattttaaatgtattaacaaatatttaaatatatagtgGATGAATACTTTATtcgtttatataaatattcgaGTAATTAAATAGGtacttatttataataattaaattttaaaatatattaataaaatttaatataaacaaaaatatataatatagacgAATCCATCTAAATATTCACATTTAgtattcaatatatattaataaaattcaagtaCTAATTTAgtacaaaatttaaataatgttataaataataataataataataataataatatataatataataaattttaacataattgAGTTCAGATAACACGGACATCTACGGACTCAAATCTAAACCCAAcgaataataaaatcaaattcaaagtatatttattattatctgaaTCCACCATATTATGGTTCAATAGAATCAAGTATTTAGAAATATCCATCCAACCACCGTTCCTATGGTAGCTACATATATATTTGGGCTTCtaaaatttgtttttgttgaaTTAAGTTTCTCAAGTTTGTTTAGATTGCTCTAAAGCAGGAGGATGTTTTCCTTCACCAAATTGATCCATTATGTGATGTGATTTCGACTGATGATGCTGGTTGTTGTGATGATAgtatatctttttttgttcTAATTGGAGGGTGCTGGTCACTTCTCTCTCTTTTGCAAGACAATAAACCTGCCACTTATCTTTTTGCTTTGTTACTTGATCAACAAAAGACTAGTTCCTTTTATACTCTTTTGATGGATGCTCAACCTAGGTAAGGTTCCTTCTTTTGACGTTGATCCATGAGCTCTATGAATAATTACAAacgataattattatttgcttcctgtattttttaatatcctaCTAGTTATCTcctgatatttaaaatatatatttttttttatttttttattttacaattttatactaaaaaccTATTTCGTTAAAATTTCTGTtagaaaatcattaattagattttattttatactatttgttTCATGATCTTTTGTATAGTATATAAAATGctccttatattttatttattgcactAAAATCTCCTTGAGTTTTGAAAGTCAATATAAATAAGGATCtacattaataaaagaaacataatttgatcttcaaatgttttatcaaaattacaattttactGTAATAGgattaatactaataatactatctattttattttagcaatataaaactaaattatatgaattttttatattttgatcaatataagtacttttaaaatatttaaattttactagaatttgattaatgataaatactagagtaattaaagaacattaattaattacttttttacaaacactaaaattgattttttgtataaaaattagacaatagggttttagtataataaataaattataaggggcaatttgtatattacatcAAAGATCAAGAGGTAAATAGTACAAAACCAAATCTAATTAACTGTTATTTAACGAAAATTCTGATGGAAAagatttttagtattaaattataaaataaaaaaataaaaaaatatattttttaaatatcaaggGATAAGGAATATACTATAGACAAATAATGGAGTAAGAAGTAACTACCCCTAATTATAATCGTGGTGGGTCTTTTGATCCGAAAATTACCATCAAAGATTATCTCATAAGTATAAAATgaaatctcaagaaattctaAGGAAGTTTTGGCATATAATAAGGTAATTCTAGGGCTGAAGACATTTTAGAAGATAAAGTGGGATCATAACATACTTGTTACGAGGAACAAGGAGGCCAGACAACAATACTAGGTCAAGTTTATAATTTCATTCAAATCTCCGAAACAATTAAAAGTggcagtctcaattttactatttttcaattatattcGGACGTTATGCACACATTTTTAGTACTGCAATAAATATTAtaggtaaaataaaaaacaaaagaaaagctttccTTTGTCAATCCAAGTAATTGATTGTTGACAATAGGAGTTataatcaatttataaaattaaccatgAAATCGAAAAGATACCTTGACGCCGTAATTTGTAAGtaagacaaaaagaaatgaactaaTAGGGTACTACTCCTCCTAAAAATTATCATGATTTTAGCGAGCAATTAGTGGCTTTTGGTGGCGGCCAAAGGGCAGATGACGATGCAATAAATGTAAGTTATTCTGATGGACCCTTATCTCTCTAATGGATTCCATTATATTCATTGCTGTTTCACGAGCTATAACTTTGTTAGCTCtttatttggtttaactaCCTTTTTCTGAAATTAATAGGAtcgataatttttttatctttttaattgaaaatgtttttagtatatattaattatttatttatttttattatcttttttgaaattaatagaatcgataattttttattaattaaaaatataattagtatatattagttattagTGTTAAAAAAAAGTGAGGTCTTTAGGTGGATTAACTTGAATTTCTCCatgctatttttaaattttaaattttattaaaaattaactccacaaaaaacagaaaaagtctcaaattcaaaatctccaTCTCTAAAGTTATGCTTGTGATTTGATACATTTTAGCATGCGTGTATTGTTTCTTTCGTGACAAATAAATATGTTACGGTTTAAATTctattgataaaaagaaaaaaaaaagtaacttACTTTGCTAGAAAAGCTAATAACACAATAGtctaaagtaaaaatattacacCTTTAGCTTAAAATTATgagtaattttcttatttgtgaataattattaagagaatgaataattataaaaatgatgcATAAACTTGAtaagatttaataatatttaagcGTATGAAAAactgaataattataaaaatagtatgtaaacttgttaaaatttaataattaagtatttaaagttttaaaagttacaatttggtgtgtgaatttaataaatacttacAATTGAGTGTACATAGCAGGTCAATAACAATTACAGACTTGTAATAACAAAATACATATTATCCGTTTAgtagaataaaaagaataaaatgtcaaaagtctttaaaaaatatatatttctaatatattaatacacAGTTTTTATTATCACCATCATTATACTATTGTCGttatattttcatcaattcttttaaagaaatttgtaTCCAACTTTGAGCGACactttatctttttcaatCAATCACTATAaacatctaaaataaaatcgaTTATTATCGAGGATGATaattttaactataatattaattactaatacatctccttataatatatatagtatttatttatatactttttatcaattttttcaatttttgttgtgtatataaaaaatttatcctctttcatgtaaatattatttttcactaTAAAAACATAATAGAGTTTCATTTGTCTacaagttaataatttttaattttacacactaaattgtaacttttaaaagtctagacacttga
The Ricinus communis isolate WT05 ecotype wild-type chromosome 1, ASM1957865v1, whole genome shotgun sequence DNA segment above includes these coding regions:
- the LOC8272074 gene encoding uncharacterized protein LOC8272074, giving the protein MEIDSICLYSNMEETQDESVQQSLSPCSSEMGDSFGDPEVLPRVGDQYQPEIPPLISDQDRLQLINLPRNIDLMANIDEFYLLGLPIPITWSNTGVENISGIVELENSEKSQNTSNNEHPDLKVEPRDTLSGNGKDIGVDSSTKLEVGSDKMEVDFVLPQESESKMGLLETGLCPLPDSLDESWTDIERDSFLLGLYIFGKNLVTVKKFVESKKMEDILSFYYGKFYRSDEYRRWSECRKQRSRRSIHGQKIFTGWRQQELLSRLCCHVSQECQSQLLEVSRSFAEGRISFEEYVFTLKRIVGISTLIQVVAIGKGKDDLTGTAVEPIKPNQTISVRPEIPVGKAWSSLTSSGIIKFLTGDFRLSKARSGDLFWEAVWPRLLARGWHSEKPKDNGICGSKNSLVFLIPGIKKFSRRRLVKGNHYFDSVTDVLSKVASEPGLLELDIEATQSSQHKEEGALDPPGNQDQDGLSKKQHYCYLQPRNSQYNQNVTKFTVVDTSLAHGAERTKVRELRSLPVENASLSSFSSLSSETDEDTSEDSQENVVETNTSNPQENVINRRACVDSLACVNSPPNIDIHNTPGPSVLAEESHENQSVTVNIDKEVRKTMKYQFSRKAESGCSKYLVPITKQQGNVACNPGDSSCHTKSMSADRKLTRDESHYYMSNLPDVCEEMIVQVDPHSLSSASSLGKDSPAESNEGLVNEHFLFQDASSGKPLSPKLIDLNIPSVSPDLAVDGHGMTAMEQNNEYVCVNNSSFLSGLGHQPEPYKLPDAEVHTGQQPIMNSRRQSTRSRPLTTKALEALEMGFLALTKKRKCADVLEKNSISRPSPRVRRKTSSKATSKAGATDDAAQSKAGESLDGFHDKSDMVGQS